The window CAAAAACCTCGACTCTGACTAACATTTCAGATACGTCTATTTGGTtgtttactttgttttttttcttttttattaatttacatTAATTGATTCACTATTTTGCTAGTTTTCTTTTGCCATTTCCaacaacattttattttgtgtattttgcgGGTTTATGGATAACTCAATTTAGTGAACTCAATTCAATCTAACCAACAACTAGGGTGCCCTCATCAGGGAACTCATGGGTAGGCACTTCCAGATTCAGAGGTGCCGGTCCCTTACGAATACGTCCTGATGCATCATAATGGGAGCCATGGCATGGACAATAATAGCCTCCAAAGTCACCAGCATTCGCAATTGGCACACAACCCAAATGCGTGCAGACTCCAATGACCACCAGCCATTCGGGTTTTATCACACGTTgctaaaacagaaaaatgtaaaatcaATTAAGAATGAAATATTATAGAGGGAGTGGTCTTAATCTTAATTAAAATCAGGTAATACTACAAGATGATATGGGCGAATTTGGCGTTTTTCCTTAACAAGATTAGTTTTGTGCTTTGGAATAAAGATAAAATGGGAAAACTTTCAGTTCAGATTGGTGTTTAAGGGGCCATTGAGATTTTCTTTGAAACTGCTGCGGatgaaatacatttttaagatttcaagCCGACATATAACATAAAAGAAAGAGTATTATTTGATCGTTTTCGTTTTGATTGGTTCAAAAGATATTCAATTGCTAATGCTCCAAATAACTGTTTGCCTTATAATctacttttttcttgttttcagAAAGTAATGCATTTGAAACATAATTTgcttctatatatgtacattgtGTGATACCACAAATTGAGTTACATTAAGCACATCATAATTAAGTAGATAAGATGGagataaaaatatatatatcgttTTTATGATTTACTGCCATAATGACAAAGGATTTTATCGAGAATCAAGTGGAAACGGAACGGAAACTGGTGCAGATATCAATTTTGGACAAAGGCTTAAGgacaattaaacaatttttacacaaatttcaaataggATTGgcctttttttctgtttctataTGTAAAAGGACTTTTAAGTAGATTTTAAAGATCATTTAGGCAAATCTTAAAACATTTTAGTTGACCCTGTGAACTTTTATGGAAAGTTTAAGCCGTAAAACCTCACGATAGAAGAACATGACGAAGGTACATAGACCTGTTTGGACTCAGAGCAATTATTAAGAAAAAACTTGGGCTGAACATCTTTCAGACATCAGGACTATGCTAAATGAAATCATAACTATTATTTTCACTTTGAAAAGATGCAACTGAGCCAATATTTTGCCTATTATGTTCTCTAAAGGATTCCTATCTTTATAAAGACACTTTGGATGCAAAGCTACACCAATTTGTTGTCGATTGTACATACATCATCTGTTTCGGGATCACGCAGAGTCGATGTGGGCACATTTCTTTCCGAGTCGATTTCGGCGGCGGTGCGGTGGCGAATGAAGAGCGGCTTGCCACGCCATTTGAAGGTAACGGACTTGCCTTCGGCAATGTCCGACAACTTGATCTCAATCTTGGCCATGGCCAAGACATCAGCCGAAGCGCTCATTGAGCCAACGAAGGCGTTTACTAGACCCTTGGCGGCATAAGCACTGCCCACGGCACCGGCTCCAACCAGCAGATAGGAGAAGGCTTTGCGCTCCTCCGAGGTGGTATTGCGACGACGTTCATCCTTGACCGAATCCCGACGGTAGGCCGAGAAATCGGGCACTTGCAGATCCGTATGTGCTTGGCGAGTGGCTTAaaaaatagagagaaaaacagaaagtatgagcaattgtttttcttagtttttgcCCGTTTGCTTCACATGGGTATTCGCAAAACAGCTGAGTGAGGTCGAGGTTATGTTGAAATTATGTAAGTTTGTAGTTTATTAACTTATTTAATTGAATGTTCTTCTTGTTTTGATCTGTAAAATGTatttttcatcattttcattgaaatttttattttattatgtaaTTTATAGTTCCCGTCCGTTTGGACTTTTCTTTTCGGAGACAGCAGCTTTGTCCATATTCTTACCAACAGCGGTTGCCTTCACCACTTGGCTGGTGGCCCGCACAAAGGGACGCGACACTGCGTTCAGCattttatgtgtgtgtttttaatCCAAATTTTGTAACTATTTGTTAACAAAATTGTCGAAAATCTTCGACGTTCGTCACAATCACAGTGTTGTTTATCGATGAGTGCCCAGTATCAGGGTGGATTTTTTTGTACGATAATCGACTATACAGCTGCCTATCGATATATGTTAGTTATCGGTTTTGGGACAATGCTGCCACATGTTGTGAATTTAATCTGGCAACTCTTTAAGCGGAGCgccaaatttcaaaataatgaGAACAAGAACTGTGGAagattaaaaaattgaaatattgatagattttatattttatgatttaaaccattttttttacagcaataaaaagaaatcttCATGTAGGGCagtattttataatttctatGAAACTTCTTCTacatatttgtaatttaaaattgaaaataaaaaattttacaatattaGGTCAAATAATCTAGCTATTTAATATCCCGTTTCCCATACTTAAATTCCAATAATTACAAACGAAAATAGAATAGTCATTATTTTCTGTTTAAAACgtttaaaagattttaaagtCTTTTTAATGGTCCAAGAAGATTTTCCTGTCTAAAacagatttttgtttaaaaaaaacaattttttttttgaaaatttatttccCAGAGTTTTCActatatttacaattttattgtCTTATTTTATTGTCTGTCTagaaaagttttaattttcataaattgaGAAATGATTCTTGTATAGTTTGAGATAAGATTTTATGAATaactttttatatttaagattACAATTTTCCTTCACTTTTTAAGTTTATAAAAAACCACaagtttaatttatatacttaCTTTTGCTGATATTTAATTATCTAGAATACATTAAAGTATTATAATGCAACCCTTATTTCAGTCTCAATTCATCACAGCTTTTCTtaattttctttgattttccCAAATTGCATTGCCAGATGAAAGTATTTACCTTTAGTTGGGCTAATCCTTCATCCCCCGCAAAATCAAAGGTGGGTAAACACAACCCTTTTGTGCTGCAACAGTTTAGCTTTTCATTGTTCCGGGAGGATAAACCGGTTATGCCCAATTTCCCAGCAACCCAATCTCCAACCCTTAGAGGAAAATTATGCTTTAAGCATTTTCCCAGATGCATTTTTCTTTAACCATGATGTCATTTTCCGGTCGAGGGTTGGTTTTGATCCAGTCCACTcgatatatgtacacatatatatatatatatatatatatttatgtgaatgtcCCACAATTTACAAATCATTTTTAGTTGGCCataaaaaatgcataaaacatTTGGGCCAAACCAAAATTTGTTATGCGCATAAAAGTAGGCAATatacaaatttgaaattactttaaaacttgccaaaaataaaatgccgaaaaaaaacactgcaaaacaagaaaataaataaacccagtaaaaagTCGGAGAACTCTGAAATAGccggcaacaacaaaaacaacaacaacagcagcagcaaaaagaaaatgtaattCCTTTGGCGCCAGGCCTGTGATTATCGAAAGTAGTTCTTTTTGATGtcgaaacttttttttctttctttttattttatttttggtggTCTTCAGTTTCCTACTCCTTCTGCTGCTTCTCCCTGATGTATGTAGGTGGCAAGTGAAAACGAAAGTGAAGTCTGCCTTTCCCCCCGCTTGCCTTTTCTGCCTGTTCTCGTCTATTTCCAACGGAAGGAAATCTGCGCACATAACGGCGCCTTCTATGTACTTGCTTAGaaacttacacacacacacacacacacacacacacacacacacacacacagaggagGGTGgagtggcggcggcggcaactAGGGAAAGTGCGTGAATTTTtagcacaaacaaaaacaactgcaaaaaagaaaagaatatttgacttttaaaacaaatttcgaATGCTCTTTTGAATTTTATACATGATTCATAAACTAAATTCTCATTTTAACATAATGATTAAacaaactattttttttcagTGTTTTCCAGttagtttttttaaaattaactgCACACTTTCATTATATTTTTCCCTTCTATTGGAACAATGAAACGGTTtctcaattttttaaaattcttttaaatattttcaaattagtATTGACTATATTTTGGACGTAGACTAGTGATTGTTATTAAACGATTTCGAGTGCTGATTAAATCCTCTAGTTATGCATTATATCAGAAAATGTCATACAAATCTGTTTATATGTACCTACTTATAAtgtagaataaaaaaaataatggtAAGTTTTAACTTTATATTGCGTTTTGAAACCTcttattaaaagtttttgcccTTTTTCTACTTATCTTTTAGAGAAATGAAGTTACagtttttttaataaattgtatttaaagACCAAACTTGCCAAGGGAATGAGTCATTTCCATTTATATTCAAACAAAGTAAACTAAGCAATTGCAaacaataaggaaaaaaaaacttaagtGTGTGGAGAAAGGTTAAAATTATATAGTTTAAGTAAATCAGAGTAATTGAGTGatctaattttatttaagtCCCAACAACCCAAAAAAACATGTGACAAATAAGAAAGTAGTCCTTACTAATGGCAATATTCCATTACAGATTTTAACGATATCCATTATAAAACGCTGATCACAATTAGTGTCCAATCTAGGGCTATACAAAAAGGGAATTTCaacccttaaagtatgcaataagcagcgcgaaaatttagtttttgaaaCATCTAAAGGAATTTCGCAATGACCTGTGAATAAAAAGCAATCATCGAAGCAGACATTGTTAACATCAATTTGCTAAGTGCAATATAAACTTTTCcagcctattgcatactttaaggagcAAAGTATCCTCCCATTTCAAAGTGCTAGAATCGCCGATTATCGCAAATCTTATACAATTCTTTTTGAtttcaaagaaattaaaagaaatttttatctttatgccaaaaaagaAAGCGAATATATGGAGTGCAGTGTTGAAAATGTTGTCTcaacaaaaatgcattaattaTAGAGCTTAAAATAGTTATTATCACTTTGATTTGAAAAGTCACTATCACTGTTATGGATAATAGAgtattacaacaacaacaaaagttaAAAACTATGCCGCGTAGGCGACGACGACGCAGCcacaacatcaacagcagcatcagcagcagccgcagcagcattCGCCTCATCCTCACTACCGCCCTACCACCCATCACCCATCACCCAACATCCATCTGCCCCCCAGAAACCCCCTGCCCTAAGACTTACCACTCTCTGTTCCTCTCTTCTTCAGCTTCAACTGCGTTACACTTTTCAGCAAAAACTTTTACATGGAAAACTGGCGCcaactacaacagcaacaacaacaaactgaaAGTGGAgaaaagcaaaggcaaaactGCCTATTTTTCAACCCTGCCGCAGGGCCCTTCGCAAGGGAAGAAAGTGAAGTGTATCCAGGGCAGGGAAGTGCTGAGAGAGAGACATAGCGGAATGATGTGTTTTCTGGCGTGTGCAGCAACGACGTTGCCTGCTTATCGCAACATTAGCCAAGCATAAAGCTCAAGCCCCatccacccacacacacacacacacacacacacactctacTCCCCTGCACTTCGTCCAATGTACTGCCCCCCACACCCATTGATACTCCCTTCCGCCCATGCTACATCTCCCTATTtctatgttttcttttttttttttttttgccaaaaagTTGAAAGTGGAAAATTGTGCGTGGCAGGCAAAAGTTTGTCAGGAGGCTCCTAAAATGATGGCTCCAAAACAACTGACAGTCGAGACTTTTACTCTGTATGTATGAGTGTGGgtatattttctatatatacatatgtacatacatatatatcaagcatgaagtaaaaaggaaaaattcaatatttaaacattttctgTGCATATGTGCAGTCCTCTTTCTCCATCAGCTTCTGGGCAAATGTAACCCAGCTGGTTGCCATTTGGCTTTCGGTTTGCatttaaaattacattttgttcttcttcttttttgtgcCTGGAAGCCTTTgctttgtgtatgtgtgtgtgtgtatgtgtgcgggTCCTGGGCCACTAAGGATGGCTCGGTCATTTTGCTTAGCCGGATTAGGTGACCATGACAATGGTCCGTTTTATTTTCTACGTttgtttttcatatttaaaattcttaacaaaaaaaaaaaagaataataatcTAAATGTAACGAAAAGCTAGAATTAAGCTTTAAAGTAAGATTTTTGCTTCGAGCTCAGAAGTACATTAATGTTGGGAGATTTTATCAAACTATCTTTAAGTCAGAGCCTTTAGTTCTCTCAAGAGATGTAAGTAGAATATCGTTGAACactattattatttaagttttttattaagggaataattttttttttatttaggcaactatttttattatttttcttttgattcgATTACTTTTCAGCTAGAATGAAAGCaactttaaatatattattttaattgtaaaattttcattttctattgGAAAAGCGTAATAAGAGTTTGATATAAGAGGTCTATATAGTATAGAGTTCTATTTAGTAATGTCGGTATACTTAGGGATTGTAGtaaataatacatatattagttttatatatataaagtgcaAACATATTTAGTACTTAACTAAAATATGGTGCTTTATTAAGTTTGTTTCTacatattgataaaaatttgaaacttaTTTAACtgcaaaattacaaaaatttttgaataaaaccTTTGAAAAGTTTCAGCTTTAAAATAACGAACATTTTTAAGAAACGGTTTAAAGTGGAAACGACTAACGACTATCTAGGATCAATACttcataaaatatattttttaaccttttttcACGGTATTTTTATACTTTGTTTTACATATTTCTCTTACTTCTTCAGAATTTAGAGTAATGCTTTCGTCCAAACCGATTTAAAAAAGtttgttaaaattttgatgttggttttttaaagctttttaATCCGCAATGTCTCGaaccaaattaaaaaagtattgagtagttttgtaatttaaaaaaagctcAATCAAATTTTACTCGCAGTTTCATCATCCTTCGCCTTTTAAATTCTTACTCTCAcctaaaattaattttaccTTAGCTCTTGGCTCTTTATAAAAAttgctttattttatttggtaTTCTAAAATTcctattataatttttaaaaattaatggCAGAGGTTAAATTAttctaaaattaatatagATTTTATAGAGATGATTTTATAGAGGGGTTAATCTTAATCACTAAAATCCTTAATCAGCTttgagttgttttttttttttagttgtaaTTCTCAAATGGTTCTTGCCAAGAAgctattgaaatttttaacttcttcCAGAAATGCTTCAGTGGTTCCTAAAATAGTTATATAGACCAATATAAAAATCCATCTCTCAAGGTTATCTTtggtaaaaataaaagagtACTTTTTTACTGGAAAACTAAGGATCAAAGATGATGTTGAGGTCCTATAGACACAATATATAGTACACATTGCACAATTTATTTGAACtagatacatatttatgtGGCTAAATTAAATTGTGATCAATTGATTAAATGTATTTCATTCAACatttaaatagaaaacaaaaaacaggaTTTGCCTGATCATatgaacatatatatatatatgatttcTTTTCCATCAATCTGTTGATTGGTTTTAATGTCAACGTCAATCTGAAGAGAAAACGTcacataaaattcaatttaattttgacCAAGAAATGCGAAAATGTTCATCTCACttgagaaaaacttttcattgtcaatttttttttttttttgcttttttgcctttttttgggtttttcaatTTGCAATATTTTGTAGATATTGCTCTtctctttccttttttgaTGAAAACTTGAAAGTTAGCTAGCTGTGCCAACTTTTGGTAACGACAAATATTTTCGCTTAAAGCGAaagaaaatgaatataaaaaaagaaagaaaaaaaaacctgccCTAAATTCGCACAAGCGGCTTAAGTGCAGAGGCACGGAGTGAGAgtaaggaaaagaaaaagggaaaacCTCACAAACAAGATGAAAACAGGCAGCATAAGGCTCAGCGGGTGGgccaaaaaacccaaaaaaaaaataaataaaatgtaggAGAATATAACGAAGGAAACGACAACATTGCGTTTCGCTTGCAGGACACaagcgcacacacacactcacgcacACCCAAAGTTGTGGGAAGTGGATGTGGGGGATTCCCCACAAGCattgaaaaggaaaagaagGCGCAGCACGCATAAATCTAAGAAGCAAATTACATTATTTTGTCATTTTTGTGGGGTTCCTCCCTTGGCGGTCCGATTGGGTCCAATGCAGCAAGCAAGAGCAGTGTCCTCCAGCAGCCGACAGGCATATAAAACTCTgtcaaaaaataaactttgcaaaagcaacaaaaaaacaaatgcaaaaagcaaaagctcTCGGGGTAAAAGTTTTGTAATACAAAGTACATTATATGCAAGCAAAGACGTTGGCAGGACATCAAATGGAATGGGCGTGGGGTGAAGGATATTTTGGGGTTTTCTTGTTGGGGGTTGAGCGAAAACGAAAGTAAATGCAGGCTTCGCAGTCAACGTTGACGCTGCCGTTGACGCTGACGTTGACGTTGACGCTGTGCGCATTGTGCGTTATCCTTCGCGGCACGTTTGCTTGGCCAAGGACATTGTGGCCATTAAAAATGTAGTGAGTTTTTGTGGGGTAAAGCTTTTCTTGAGACAATTGCAGCTTGCTCTCAGTCGGCTcgctcttgctctctctctctctctcatttatGTACTTATTTGGTGAAGCTTTTCTGCATTGTTTATAACTATTTTGGTAGACTGCGTCTGCGCTTTCTCTCGCTCTCCTACCTCAGGGCTCTCTCTTGCTGGCTCTCTCTTTGTCTTGCTTCTCTCTCAGATGACTTTCACTTTCATttgcaataataatattgCCTTGTCCTTTGCCTTCAGCTTTCACTTTCACAAAAACCCTGAAAAAGTTCGTCGACGCTCTCAACGCATTTGATGTCCTGTCCTTGTCTCGCCTTCTTTTATAGTGTGTCTCGCTTACTCTTGAAGTCTCTTACTTTCTCACTTGCTCTGGCAACGTCTTATGACTTCCTGTGTGGGCTTccggttttgtttttataactGATAAGGCAGCGGCGACAACGGAggcgacgacgacaacgacgacgacgacgtcaaTGGGGATGAGGATTTTGCTgccccaaaaaagtatgctatgctTTTTCACTTcgtgctgtgtgtgtgtgtgtgtgtgtgtatgttgggAAGACGACCAGCAGGCGCCgctcttcttgttgttgttgttgtgttttcttcttttctttgttattaTTACTATGCGTTGCAAGGATCAAGGACGTTCAAGAAAACTCGCAGTGGgtgtgtttgtatatatatgtgtgtgtgtgtgtgtgtgacttgttttactttactttggtgtgtgtgtgtgtaaaggaaatggaaaaaaatgcaGGGCGcttattttcatttactttGCTTGGTCTTGACTTTGACATGGGTTTGGGTTTTTCGACCCCCCGCCCCCGCCACATCTACTTCTACTGCTGCCGttggttttctttctttttgttggttgCAGATGTGCGTGCGCCGGCGCCTATATAAAGTTTTTTGGTTCTTTGGGAGGCTTTATGGGTGAGCAGTTGGTGAGTTTATGCAGTCCTTTATGACGCCCAAATCGGTAACCACCCCCCcgctcgctcgctctctctcccCCTTCTTTGCTTCTCATTCTTCTTCGGCTCATTCCATTAtgactttgcctttgcctttgccattCCTAACAACGACCACTCGCTGCGTTTGTAATTTTGGCGCTTTTGTGCGTGTGCAGCGGCGAGTTGctgtctttgtgtgtgtgttttgggaGCCATGTGACTGACATtgattgctgttgttggtatGCTTAAGGGGGAAATggctcactctctctctgtctctctttctctatatatatatatatataaatgtatatatgtatagggAGTTTTTGGTTAGGCATATACATTCGTTTCTCTATATATAGTAGGTATATAACAGCTTAGCTTCCCTTTTTTGGTTGCCTCTTCTAGATTGCAGGCCTGCTTTTTCGTAAATTGCGTAGTTTTTTACCGCATCCCTTTCAGAATGCATGATACGAGcacaaaaaataagagaagAAGAGATGTGGTTTATGTGGCTTTTTGCCTTTCCATCAATGTGGGTCGCAAGCAGCAGGCTATGCTAAGCTATGCACTGCATAGCAATGAGTAGGTCCTTTACATGggtctatatgtatgtatgtatgtatgtgtaagtgtgtttgtgtgctgCTTTAGTTTAAAGTTTCGACAACTGGAGCGAGTTGTTAAATAAAGCCTGAATTGTGGTTCCTTGCCTTCTGAAATTCTCTTTGAGGTTTGAGGTTTTATATCTATTTCTGCTATGCCAACATTTTTTGccccttcttcttcttcttcctagGTCTATATGGTTTCCTAATAAAGTGAGTGCGTGTATTTCAATTGTCAGTGGTGTGAGGTTAActtgaaaattaattgcaattttaaagctttaaacaaatttgccaattggtcaaaaatattttggaagtatttccattttatttgtttgatatgttttattttgcattcACTATGTCAACGTTTTAATATTGATGTATAATAATAACTAATAAAACGTATACATAAATTTATAGTAGAGACTTTAATTGTATCTTTTCATTAAGATTCTGAAAAGTTCCTTGTTTTCGAAGAATATATTATAGAatgacaaaaattaaatataataattctaattgaaattaaataaaagaaatataaatacataggacattttgtttttgctccaAAATGACCTTGACCCTGTTCATTCGAATGattgaaatacaaaaaaaaaaaaaaaacaaatcaaacaaTTTGAGAAATTGATATCTGATTCaatgaattttcaattttttaagaTTCACGAGTCAGCTACCACCTAATAAAATACATTataattatttgattttagttttttgaacTATTATTTCacc is drawn from Drosophila willistoni isolate 14030-0811.24 chromosome 2R unlocalized genomic scaffold, UCI_dwil_1.1 Seg167, whole genome shotgun sequence and contains these coding sequences:
- the LOC6642728 gene encoding cytochrome b-c1 complex subunit Rieske, mitochondrial, which gives rise to MLNAVSRPFVRATSQVVKATAVATRQAHTDLQVPDFSAYRRDSVKDERRRNTTSEERKAFSYLLVGAGAVGSAYAAKGLVNAFVGSMSASADVLAMAKIEIKLSDIAEGKSVTFKWRGKPLFIRHRTAAEIDSERNVPTSTLRDPETDDQRVIKPEWLVVIGVCTHLGCVPIANAGDFGGYYCPCHGSHYDASGRIRKGPAPLNLEVPTHEFPDEGTLVVG